The following DNA comes from Musa acuminata AAA Group cultivar baxijiao chromosome BXJ1-4, Cavendish_Baxijiao_AAA, whole genome shotgun sequence.
GTATCTCTGATTTGAACAGGACTTGAGGTTCACAGTGATACAAACAGGTACTTGCCTGATATTAGAAATTTGTAGAACCTTCTCAAAGGCTGATGTTTGGGAAATAGAGTTAGATGAGTTGAGTAATGATTGCATTGGAAATGCTATGTGCGATCATATAGTCACAAGAGCAAGAGCTCAAAGATCCTTACAAAATAGGATGTCGGACACTGTTTTACATATCATGGTTTAATCCTTTAGTATTTGCAGCACTTTGCAGAGTTTAGTTTACAtgagttgcaaaaaaaaaatgcTCTTCAGGTGGTCATAAAGACAATTTgaaaattgaattcaagtattgATGAAGGTTGAATCCAAATATATGTGAAAAGAGGgaaccgaaaaaaaaaaaaaactgttgcaTATCGCGAGTGATGATGCCGCTTAAGCTGGAGTTTCAGGCTAATGGAATACTTTCACCGGTGTAACTTCATGTTTCTTAATTGGCTTCTAATAGCAGTTTCAGATTTCTGGAATTTGTGAAACATTATATATGTATGATTTTGGATCTAACTCTATTTCTCTATTGTATCTGCAGGCTTGAAACTTGTAGCAAGGAACATACTGCTTGGTCAGATTTATGCCTTAGCGGCATGAACTTGTCCGTCGTGGTCCAGTTCTGTTGACATTAGtgctataattttttttcttttttctgtagTATTAGTAATAATAGCCCGACTTGTAAGATAAAAGGTTGAGAAAGATGCTGCGTGGTTGTATGGTGTGCTAATATGATTATGATCAATCTGTGTTTGATGTTCTAATTGATCATTTGGTGGGCAAATTCCTCTTGGCATCCTTCTCCAAGCTTTTTCCATCATCACTAACAAATCGCAATATACTGGAAAATTTCTTACAGAATTTGCCAAATATTCACAGGCTTATTTCGACATGGCTTCAACATATGCCAAATTCCTTGCGAAAAAAGATTTGACTTCATTATCCAACTTGAAGTCGATCTCCAATTGTCATATATTTGGATGAtcaaaattcaagttatgaaagCAGTCTCTTATATCGTGGTATTCGGTGATGTGGACGTGCAAAATGAGAAGGATCAGCAAAAGCACCGGCACAAATTGAGTGTGAAGAAGACATCTTTGAtcaaatggcatggaatttttattttaaatgtcgATGATTTTGCACAGATTCAACCAGAAATTGAAAAATCATACAGATTTTGGGATTTGACGATCAAACCAATTTATTTATATTGCTCCAGATATTAAATACACAATCAAACAATTGCCATCAAGTCCTTCCTCATCGCCTGTGGAAGGTTTGATCAAGGTAGACAGCATGCTCAAAACTCCAGCTATGTCCTCTACACCAAACCAAAACCAATATGCCTGGTGGTGTTTCTGCTACTTGTAGGATCAAATGCCTGATCTGATGAACATGCAATCCAGTATACCGAGACAACCAAGCATAAGCAGGTCCATTGTTCTTAATCCTGAAACATAACAAGTCAAAGTTGAACATCCACTCTCATCTCAGGCTAAAGATGGGTTGAAACAAGAAAAAATATATGTAAATTTTTAGCAATGGACCCTGCAGCTTCACATCTTCCGGCAACTCAAAACCTACTAAGCAAAGTCTACAGCCAAGGAATGGTGATGTGAGGCTATCAATTATGTGTTTTAGGCATATTCAACATAGACCATATCTATGATCGTGGGACAACGGATCTAAGAAcataatcccttttcttcactctTAAAGAaatgtcttttttttcttctcaactgATCCTTAATTCTCCCTCTGTTTTACTTGACAGCATGCTCAATGACAATTGTATGCTAATACGAACATATTTTGCTGAATTCTCTCAAAATAAAAGGGTCTTTGGATCTGAAACTGGATGGCAGTAAGTTCTTTCACATGGTCTTATGGATTATTTGTAGTTTAGTAGTTTAGAACTCGAGCTATTAGCTGTACAGCAAGCAGCCTAATGTATGTCGTCAGTGTTCAAAGCCTCACAGTCGTGTTTTCTGTGGTAAGTTCATCATCAACTTGTATCTAGTGATCTTTTGTTTCTGATCCACATAGTAGCAACACCTTTTTCATAGACCCCTTCAATCATGTTTGGAAGAAAGTTGATTGAAATCAGAAACTGAAATGGGTACTTCAAAAATAACATAAGCATACTCCATGAGAACTCTAAGACGCAATCCAAGCTCAGTGAAGATATACTTACAAATATATGGATCAGTTTCTCTTAACAAATTAACATAATAGCGGAAGCCAATGGATACCAAATTGATTGTGATAGGACAAATTGTCGATCTGAGGAACAGACTGCAACTACATTTTAAATAGCAATTATTAGAGTTGTTTGCATTTATAGGATCCTCACTTGTGACCAGTAAATCCCACCCATaactcattagcttaatcttttAGATGTAATCTATTCCTCAGATATGGTATGTCTTCTAACGTTCAACTGGAAATGAGTTAATTTTCAGTGGAAAGAGCTTTGAGCTGCATGCAAAAGGCATTCAACAGGTCCTTATCCTTCTTCTATGATCTGCAAATTTTCATTCACTTGGTCTTTGCTTTGAGCTTGGATTCGCAACAAATGTTATATGAATGCTTTTACAATGGAAACAAGTTTTTATTGGAGCATAaccttctctctctctgtctctctctccctGTTCAGAAGACAACAGCATAATTTGAAGATGGAAGAGTTCGAAGGGAACAGCAAGATCAAGCATGTTGTGTTACCATGACGGTAAGCATCCTCCTCCAAAAGGTGTGATGACAGTCCCTCTTGGTGATCTTCATTGTAGTATGGCTTAAAAGACCTCAGCTTTACAACGACAAAGAGGTCTTTTTCTCTCTGGCACACTTGCAGCCACCACAAGTTTCACGCCACAATAGTATTCCTGTGATTTCATCTCCTCAGTGTTCTAAGAAACTGATGGTAAAAGTTGTCTCCATAGGCCGAAAGGCAAAGCCTCTCGAGTAGAAGATGTGCATCCAACTAAATATGTAGTTTGGTAGGTAGGCAAACCATTAATACTCACGACCAACCCCATTCTTTCACTTATATACATGCAGCACAAACCAAGCTTCGCCTTGCACTTCTGGTTTCTGCCTACAGCAGCCACTCTCAGGCTCCGGCGACGCCATGGCCACGTCGACGGTCCTCCGGATCCCTCTGCTAGCTGCGACCGTGGTCGTCGTCGTCGCATGCGCCATGCTGCATGGCGGCGTACGCGCGCAAGCCCCGGCGCCGACCCCGTCCGGACTTGACTGCACGCAGTCGTACTTCAACCTGTCGAACTGCTTATCGTACGTGATGACCGGCAGCAACGATACGGTACCTGACAAGGACTGCTGCCCCGAGCTCGCCGGCCTCTTCGACTCGCAGCCCATCTGTCTGTGCGAGCTCCTCTCCGGCGGCGCCGAGAGCTTCGGCATCTCCATCGACAACAACCGGGCCCTCAAGCTTCCCTCCATCTGCCACATCGACTCTATGCCGGTGAGCCTGTGCGCAGGTCAGTCAAGCTTACACGTCTGTGCTTGCTGTAAACAGTGGATTTACGTTGATATAAGATCGTTATGAGCTTTCCATGTCAACTGAGCCTTTTTGTGATTGGCAATGCTGCAGCAATAGGATATCCAGTTACAGGTAGTCCGATGGGCAGTCCAATGTCTCCTTCATCAGCTCCATCAGGCATTGGCCCGCGGTTGCCCGGTGAGCCACTATTTCTTCTTGTTGGAGTGATAGGCCTAAGTTAACGCTACCAGTCGAAATCACAGCACCTGTGCCTGAATTAATTCCCTGCAGGGACACCGGCCGCGCCGCCCCCGCAGAACCGTGCCGCCGGAGCCGGAGCCGGAGCAGTGGGTCGTCTCGCACTCGCCGGTCTCTCCTGCGCCATCGCCGTCGTCGGATTCTTCTAGGATTCACCAATCGATTCGTGTGGTCTACCCATTCCAGTTTCTTTATTTTCATGCGCTGAGAAGTGTATTACGTTGCCAGAATTCAATTTGCGTTGTTTGTGTATCCATTCCAAGTTTCCAAGTATGAACAGACGACTGATGTTCTTCCATTCTATGCTCGATCGGTGTCTTGCGCATATGTCGGATGCAATGGGTAGATGGGAAGAAGGGTTAGGTGAGCCAGACTTGAATGCTATTCATGATCAGAGCGGTGATCGTTGATGCCGGCTGGGGGAGGGAGACCTTAAGGTTGGCGGTGGTGATTGGGTCGCGTTTGTACTTCATAGGGTCAATGAATGCATCACGTGCGACGTTAATGACGCCATTCAAGTCCTCAACTGCATGCCTCTCAGTATCATCTGAGACCGTCCACATCCCGATTCCGAACCATTTCCAAGATTGAGTATTCCGAGGAGGACGGGGACCGTTCATTTTCACATCTCGACCGTCCGTTGGacccatctatatatatatatatatatatatatatatatatatatatatatatatatatatgtggtataaataaataactatatatacgtatatatataaacaagaagAGGTTCATAAGGAATTACTGAACAATATGTTTCTTAAGCCGAATAAAGACATTAGATAGAGAAACCAAATAGTCATATGATGCAATTTGGAGTttgtaatttatatataaatgtttTCTATAAACTCTTAAGAATATGTTTTTATGAAATTTCTATCTTCTATTTTTGTGATTTGTGTGGAGATGAGAACATTTTGTATTACAAATAAAGGAAGGGCTTAAGTTTGCAACTAAAATTTGAAATGTATATAAACTATAATTGGTTATGAAAATTATGTTTCTAATCAAGAATAGTTTCTAGCTTAACAATAAATAACAAACCAAATTATAaagaattatttttaaatcatatttttcGATTCAGTTCGCTTCGATTTGATTTGAAGGTCTTGACTGAGTGATGAGTTTTCTAAAGATGGCTTGAAATATCATGTAATATTCAGATGAAGATAGAGATCAAGAATTGTCATATGTAATACAATGGGTACAAGTCAAAGCCTTTTTATACTGGATTACAACTAAATAAAGACTAAACTTTCCTTATCACAATAGTTCTTGCAATTTTGGTTTTCGATTCATTGACTTCTTTAATTGGCTTTTACACTCCACTTTATGCAACACCAATATGAAACTGGTCATATGCAATCTAACCCAGTCGTTCAACAGTCTGAGGCAGCATTGCATGCTGTGGTTTCAGATGTTTGGTTTTTACCTGCAACCATCAATCATGAAGCTGGCGAACGCTAGTGGGAAAAGGAAGTATGGTCGCCAttggaaagagagaaagagaagctTGTTGGGTGGCATGGCATTTATACTCTGGCCGGTTTTTAAGGCAAATTAATGGCACAGCACAGTTTAGTTAC
Coding sequences within:
- the LOC103980260 gene encoding non-specific lipid transfer protein GPI-anchored 2-like, encoding MATSTVLRIPLLAATVVVVVACAMLHGGVRAQAPAPTPSGLDCTQSYFNLSNCLSYVMTGSNDTVPDKDCCPELAGLFDSQPICLCELLSGGAESFGISIDNNRALKLPSICHIDSMPVSLCAAIGYPVTGSPMGSPMSPSSAPSGIGPRLPGTPAAPPPQNRAAGAGAGAVGRLALAGLSCAIAVVGFF